The following proteins are co-located in the Paenibacillus sp. FSL H8-0079 genome:
- a CDS encoding glycoside hydrolase family 3 N-terminal domain-containing protein — MIDLAQQQRNHIQDLISQMTLEEKVGQMNQASVSIVGGFDVSFEELIEMLTDGRLSQGEFSKIMETAEQDYHEDEIRAGKIGSIMLQNAEKANELQKIALEESRLGIPLIIGLDVIHGFRTVFPIALAEACSFDNDLFLRTARMAARESRMEGINWHFAPMIDVSRDARWGRVSEGPGEDPYLVSEFARAKVKGLQGDTSNPANYVAACLKHFVAYGAAESGRDYNTTSMSNSLLHNVYLPPFKAAVEEGATTVMAAFNDLNGVPCTVNGKLLNEVLKERYGFDGFVVSDANGIRECVTHGSAEDEKAAGLQAARAGIDMDMGTSIFSNHLPQLVKSGELEEDILNQAVERILSVKMWLGLFDSPYVNIEDRMVTIPHEHRELAQEAAAKSIVLLKNNEHLLPLNKDQKISIIGELADKASEVVGAWSISWKEEDCVSVLNGLQQQSDKVRYFETGGLTEEINEDELQKAIDYGDIVIAVVGEQVSMSGEAASRANIGLPGQQQELLRMIKAAGKPVVAILMNGRPLALEWEAENLDALLETWHLGIEMGSAIADVVFGITNPSGKLSVSIPRVTGQCPVYYNHPSTGRPAGKSKFTSRYLDVDNDALYPFGFGLSYTEFAYSNLEVIEESHELLISVEVANIGSRNGEEVVQLYTRDKVASIVRPVKELKSYQRISLEAGSSHNVQFHLPKDQLGFYDNDGKYQLENGAFTIFVGGSSRECLSQDVHIQFSLH, encoded by the coding sequence ATGATCGATTTGGCTCAACAACAACGTAATCACATACAGGACTTAATCAGCCAAATGACGCTTGAAGAAAAGGTAGGGCAAATGAATCAGGCATCCGTTTCCATTGTAGGCGGGTTCGATGTCTCGTTCGAAGAACTCATTGAAATGCTCACAGATGGTCGGTTGAGTCAGGGTGAATTCAGTAAAATAATGGAAACGGCTGAGCAGGATTATCATGAGGATGAGATTCGGGCAGGAAAGATCGGATCCATCATGCTTCAAAATGCAGAGAAAGCAAATGAGTTGCAAAAAATTGCATTGGAAGAAAGCCGTCTTGGCATACCTCTCATTATTGGTCTGGATGTAATCCATGGATTTCGCACCGTATTCCCAATCGCGTTGGCAGAGGCATGTTCCTTCGACAATGATCTGTTCTTAAGAACGGCCCGAATGGCTGCGAGAGAATCAAGAATGGAGGGTATTAACTGGCATTTTGCTCCTATGATTGATGTATCGAGAGATGCAAGATGGGGAAGAGTATCCGAAGGTCCAGGTGAAGATCCTTACCTCGTATCTGAGTTTGCCAGAGCAAAGGTCAAGGGCCTTCAAGGTGATACGTCCAATCCAGCAAATTACGTAGCTGCTTGCCTGAAGCACTTTGTCGCTTATGGAGCGGCAGAATCAGGTCGAGATTACAATACAACGAGCATGTCTAATTCTCTGTTACACAATGTCTACTTGCCACCGTTCAAAGCGGCTGTAGAAGAAGGAGCAACTACGGTCATGGCTGCGTTCAATGATCTTAACGGTGTTCCTTGTACGGTAAATGGAAAGCTTCTCAACGAAGTATTAAAAGAAAGATACGGGTTTGACGGTTTTGTCGTCAGTGATGCGAACGGAATCAGGGAATGTGTTACCCATGGATCAGCTGAAGATGAGAAAGCAGCAGGGTTACAGGCGGCACGTGCCGGTATCGATATGGATATGGGAACTAGCATTTTCAGCAACCACTTGCCCCAACTTGTAAAGTCTGGTGAACTGGAGGAAGACATTCTAAATCAAGCAGTAGAACGAATTCTATCCGTCAAGATGTGGCTTGGCTTGTTTGATAGTCCTTACGTCAATATTGAGGATCGTATGGTTACAATTCCTCATGAACATCGGGAACTAGCGCAGGAAGCGGCTGCCAAATCAATCGTACTTCTAAAAAATAATGAACATCTCTTGCCTCTTAACAAGGATCAAAAGATTAGTATCATTGGTGAATTGGCTGACAAAGCATCCGAAGTTGTAGGTGCTTGGTCCATCAGTTGGAAAGAGGAAGATTGCGTATCTGTGTTGAACGGTTTACAGCAACAGAGCGATAAGGTTAGATATTTTGAAACGGGCGGACTTACCGAAGAAATCAATGAAGATGAGCTGCAAAAAGCGATTGATTACGGTGATATCGTCATCGCGGTGGTAGGAGAACAAGTTTCGATGTCGGGAGAAGCGGCATCTCGGGCGAATATTGGACTCCCCGGTCAGCAGCAGGAATTATTAAGGATGATCAAAGCCGCTGGCAAACCGGTTGTAGCTATTTTGATGAACGGTCGGCCTCTTGCATTGGAATGGGAAGCTGAGAACCTTGACGCATTGTTAGAAACATGGCATCTTGGTATTGAGATGGGGAGCGCCATCGCAGACGTGGTCTTCGGTATCACAAACCCAAGCGGGAAACTTTCAGTATCGATTCCTAGGGTTACGGGCCAATGCCCCGTGTATTACAATCATCCTAGTACTGGTAGACCAGCAGGTAAAAGCAAATTCACTTCAAGGTATCTCGATGTGGATAACGACGCTCTGTACCCATTTGGTTTCGGGCTATCGTATACTGAATTTGCATATAGTAATCTTGAAGTTATCGAAGAAAGCCATGAACTGCTCATTTCTGTTGAAGTAGCCAATATAGGCAGTCGAAACGGTGAGGAAGTTGTTCAACTATACACTCGCGACAAGGTCGCTTCTATTGTTCGCCCTGTGAAGGAGCTAAAAAGCTATCAACGTATCTCTCTTGAAGCTGGTTCCTCTCACAACGTCCAGTTCCACTTGCCAAAAGATCAGCTTGGCTTCTACGATAATGATGGAAAGTACCAACTTGAGAATGGTGCATTTACAATCTTTGTTGGTGGAAGTAGCAGGGAATGCCTAAGTCAAGACGTGCACATTCAATTTTCACTACATTGA
- a CDS encoding PTS transporter subunit EIIC has protein sequence MDYKELSKQIVKNIGGEKNVTSLMHCATRLRFVLKDPDKANKNKLMELDGVIQALEATGQYHVVIGSQVSKVFDDIQRLYSFNSDSGDDEEATSTPQEKQSNESKPAKKKNPISKLLETVISIMGPLIGVMAATGIVKGFLALFLSLGWIVDSSGTYKVLYVVADVIFYFMPVFVGFSAAKRFKMNELVGMAIGAALFYPTLAELLKADPISVLMSGSLLEAPVYTTFAGIPVLLASYSATIIPAILAVYFASKVERVAKKYIPSVISSFGVPLVVLLISIPVTLIVIGPLAMLLSQMIAKGILSVYGLSPTLISALLGGLWIPMVAVGLHGAIVPIALTNFFTNGYDVIFPMITGHSFAIAGAIVAMGMKNANKKQKGLAYSAGFNSGLMGVIEPALYGFLLAEKKILTMVCIVSGIGGGAIGYFGAKLLQLTPGGIFALPGFIDTQNSGTQVGFIVVLVVMILSFVIPFGLTLLMYRGKKEDTSNK, from the coding sequence ATGGATTATAAAGAACTGTCCAAACAAATCGTGAAAAACATTGGTGGGGAGAAGAACGTGACTTCTTTGATGCACTGTGCAACACGATTAAGATTTGTTTTGAAGGACCCGGACAAGGCAAACAAAAACAAATTGATGGAGCTAGACGGGGTGATTCAGGCCTTGGAGGCAACCGGTCAGTATCATGTGGTCATCGGTAGTCAAGTATCAAAGGTCTTTGATGACATACAGCGTCTTTACTCATTTAACAGTGATTCCGGAGACGACGAAGAAGCAACATCCACGCCGCAGGAAAAGCAATCAAATGAAAGCAAACCTGCAAAAAAGAAAAATCCGATCAGTAAACTGCTGGAGACGGTCATCAGCATTATGGGACCTTTGATTGGAGTTATGGCAGCAACGGGTATTGTCAAAGGATTCTTGGCTTTGTTCCTGTCACTAGGATGGATTGTGGATTCAAGTGGAACTTACAAAGTTTTGTATGTCGTCGCGGACGTAATCTTCTACTTTATGCCAGTCTTTGTCGGCTTCTCCGCAGCTAAACGTTTCAAAATGAACGAACTGGTGGGTATGGCGATCGGTGCTGCATTATTCTATCCAACGCTGGCAGAATTGCTTAAGGCTGACCCAATCAGCGTACTGATGTCAGGCTCGCTACTAGAGGCACCCGTGTATACGACATTTGCAGGAATTCCTGTTTTGTTAGCCAGTTACTCAGCGACAATTATTCCTGCGATTCTTGCGGTGTATTTTGCATCCAAGGTCGAACGTGTTGCCAAGAAATATATACCTTCGGTCATTTCAAGCTTCGGAGTTCCACTGGTGGTGCTGTTAATCTCTATTCCAGTTACACTGATTGTAATTGGACCACTAGCCATGCTGTTAAGCCAGATGATTGCTAAAGGGATTCTCAGTGTGTACGGCTTGAGTCCAACATTAATCAGCGCCCTTTTAGGTGGGTTGTGGATTCCGATGGTTGCCGTGGGCCTGCATGGTGCTATTGTGCCGATCGCTCTGACGAACTTCTTCACGAACGGTTATGATGTCATCTTCCCAATGATTACAGGCCACTCGTTCGCGATTGCTGGTGCAATTGTAGCTATGGGCATGAAAAACGCCAACAAAAAACAAAAAGGGCTTGCTTATTCCGCTGGTTTTAACTCGGGGCTTATGGGGGTCATTGAACCAGCCTTGTACGGATTCTTGCTGGCGGAGAAGAAAATTTTAACGATGGTATGTATTGTGTCAGGTATTGGTGGAGGAGCCATTGGATATTTTGGAGCCAAACTTTTGCAACTGACACCGGGTGGAATCTTCGCTCTGCCAGGATTTATTGATACTCAAAATTCTGGAACACAGGTAGGTTTTATCGTAGTACTGGTTGTTATGATCCTGTCATTTGTTATACCTTTTGGTCTTACGTTACTGATGTATCGCGGTAAAAAAGAAGATACTTCAAACAAATAA
- a CDS encoding MFS transporter codes for MSTLPKSVRFPLFILMLNLFIALLGQGMLIPILPEYLKLFHAGGTVAGFLVAAFGAAQFFFSPLGGQLSDRFGRKKLIIAGMFLSVISDIIFALSTSLPFLYAARFIGGISLGLMVPANLAYVADITTPETRAKGMGYFGAAMNLGMVLGPGLGGLIAEMGIRMPYFFAAGLGLIAALMTLLLPETLPPEKRTVSIRHQKGDHLGKKIWSSFKVPYFKYLIVLLVMTFGLMSYETVFALFAEQKYGFNAATISIIITLGAIIGIIVQIWLLDWFVQRIGEVKLIRLSLIVTPIALLLMLIKVNLVFLLFASALFFAFNSFLRPSVSTLISKNAGDRQGYASGLNTTFSSLGTVIGPLIAGLLFDKNINFPYIFGAIMLLASLGLTLNAFRSKKGQLYTSE; via the coding sequence ATGAGTACATTACCAAAATCAGTTCGCTTTCCACTGTTCATTCTGATGTTAAATCTGTTTATCGCTTTATTGGGGCAGGGGATGCTCATCCCCATATTGCCGGAGTATTTGAAGCTTTTTCATGCGGGAGGCACAGTAGCAGGATTTTTAGTGGCAGCCTTCGGTGCCGCTCAATTCTTCTTTTCACCTCTCGGGGGGCAACTGTCTGATCGATTTGGACGCAAAAAGTTGATCATCGCAGGTATGTTTCTATCGGTCATTTCAGATATCATATTTGCACTGTCAACATCACTGCCATTCCTGTATGCCGCAAGATTTATCGGTGGGATCAGTCTCGGTTTAATGGTTCCTGCGAACCTCGCTTATGTGGCTGATATTACAACGCCAGAGACTCGTGCAAAAGGCATGGGCTATTTTGGTGCAGCTATGAATTTGGGGATGGTACTCGGACCTGGTCTGGGTGGTCTCATTGCCGAGATGGGTATTCGCATGCCCTATTTCTTCGCAGCGGGTCTGGGACTGATTGCGGCACTAATGACGTTGCTATTGCCTGAGACACTCCCCCCGGAGAAAAGAACCGTCTCCATCCGTCATCAAAAAGGTGATCACTTGGGCAAGAAAATCTGGAGTTCTTTTAAAGTACCCTATTTCAAATACTTGATTGTGCTTCTCGTCATGACCTTTGGCCTCATGAGTTATGAGACGGTATTCGCTCTTTTTGCAGAGCAAAAATACGGATTCAACGCTGCGACGATCTCCATCATTATTACCTTGGGCGCGATTATCGGTATCATTGTACAAATCTGGCTTTTGGATTGGTTCGTTCAGAGAATCGGAGAAGTTAAGCTGATCCGCCTCTCCTTAATAGTCACACCCATAGCTTTATTGTTAATGTTAATTAAGGTCAACCTTGTGTTTCTGTTGTTCGCTTCTGCGTTATTCTTTGCCTTTAATTCGTTTTTGCGACCTTCGGTCAGCACGTTAATATCCAAGAATGCAGGAGATCGGCAAGGCTATGCATCGGGTCTGAACACCACATTCTCCAGTCTCGGAACGGTGATTGGTCCGCTGATCGCAGGGCTATTGTTTGACAAAAACATAAACTTCCCGTATATTTTTGGTGCAATTATGCTGCTCGCTTCTCTCGGACTGACCTTGAACGCATTTCGTTCGAAGAAAGGACAATTGTATACAAGTGAATGA
- a CDS encoding TetR/AcrR family transcriptional regulator, which yields MNENWHQQLRNKHRDDLIAAGKELFLKYGLLQVKIKDVCTKAELSRVTFYKHFQSMDELLLAIQMHLIEHLTDEVSHTSTKDMNGREQLTVMLNAWVVFAQDHPDYIRFIQLFDINYEMYDFSPELREQYDKFNQNGKEKHFLMDALSTGIADGSIKNPSPPLELAQFIFTTLMGMLQRIVKIDPSKTNTMDTRMTEQFVKMLLHFVCSEEIPE from the coding sequence GTGAATGAAAACTGGCATCAACAATTGAGAAATAAACATCGTGATGATTTGATTGCAGCAGGTAAGGAGCTCTTTTTGAAATATGGATTGCTCCAGGTGAAGATTAAGGATGTGTGCACTAAAGCTGAACTTAGCAGAGTGACCTTTTATAAACATTTTCAGTCTATGGATGAGCTTCTTCTTGCCATTCAGATGCACTTAATTGAACATTTAACGGATGAGGTTAGCCATACATCAACGAAGGATATGAATGGGCGAGAACAACTCACAGTCATGTTGAATGCATGGGTTGTGTTTGCCCAGGATCATCCAGACTACATCCGATTTATTCAATTATTTGATATTAACTATGAGATGTATGATTTTAGTCCTGAATTGAGAGAACAGTATGATAAGTTCAACCAGAACGGGAAAGAAAAGCATTTCCTGATGGATGCTTTATCTACAGGCATTGCGGACGGCAGTATCAAGAATCCGTCGCCTCCACTGGAACTTGCTCAGTTTATCTTCACAACGCTAATGGGCATGCTTCAACGGATTGTTAAGATCGATCCGTCAAAGACTAATACAATGGATACGCGGATGACGGAGCAGTTTGTGAAGATGCTGCTCCATTTTGTCTGTAGCGAGGAAATACCGGAGTGA
- a CDS encoding helix-turn-helix domain-containing protein — MKLVNPWENIAIQQIRPGSSIHNFDGKVHILYVLKGSIEVESEEESIKVESPGFYILPRSESFHLTSPQTLSYDIALYYNYDKNQGDNGYQFEFRGDSRKGGNGSDEEMNHLANKLLSGFYLEKSSISDVEVFNLYFSMLSLLERKYYKEVPIRSNKSMRSRIEEIKFYLGNNFEKDIKLKDIAKKFFVSEQYLSRTFSEIVGQSLSDYLLEHRMRNVERQLVETNDPVTSIGYEAGFTNINSFNRLFKKRHGISPSTFRKTKTSIQVHQSIETQECDQKELEAVLQHVNQEKKRKIRIEAQNSEKIRLSSAILNVGQASKLLVTELNDQLAAFEKHNIFEFSRVSGLLNRSMFRVDGNTPDYALVVKAIGKLVARGWKPFIVLNPPEAAEVVTSVGHNHRTYSWENWLKEIQELFRLLLNHYGKSVMAQWKIEVVRSSPWYYETGVNHGSNRFKGKLRNYDLSLDEDFVKYYDEVRKVLKKVEPGLQVGIGGIVLEVKEMHRDGFVAQLVQEGMEPDFCGISALPYSKKNSTSNGKSAIVKSTKENYILMMTQSLFTYLEDYLNVPDLYLTEFNITSSSRDQLNDMAFKGLYILHHHLGLSDFYKGIGYWLMSDLAYSNETAAETIEFSGGPGLLTVSGIPKIGFYAYEFLNKLGKTLLYRDSSLFITKNEDENITILAYLYAPVDPSYFSSFEKYDMNSNKLIFHNPVSKNMILQLSNLPADCRNYRAIVKKMSFNDGNALDEALKMTSLNSFDMETIDYLKVRSIPVTYMRHIHTRGGTLEMDIKIEPQQILCITLERMY, encoded by the coding sequence ATGAAACTTGTAAACCCGTGGGAGAATATCGCGATTCAACAAATCAGACCTGGAAGCAGCATCCATAATTTTGATGGGAAAGTTCATATCCTCTATGTGTTGAAGGGCTCTATTGAAGTTGAAAGTGAAGAGGAATCGATCAAGGTCGAGTCGCCAGGGTTTTATATTTTACCGAGATCCGAATCCTTTCATTTGACGTCACCCCAGACTCTTTCCTATGATATCGCTCTCTATTATAACTATGATAAGAATCAAGGGGACAATGGGTACCAGTTCGAGTTTCGTGGCGATTCGAGAAAAGGCGGGAATGGTAGTGACGAGGAGATGAATCATCTTGCCAATAAGCTGCTCTCCGGATTTTATTTGGAGAAAAGCAGCATATCTGACGTCGAGGTATTTAACCTGTACTTCTCAATGTTGAGCTTGCTGGAGAGAAAGTATTATAAGGAAGTTCCCATACGAAGCAATAAAAGTATGCGTAGCCGAATCGAAGAAATTAAATTCTACCTGGGTAACAACTTCGAGAAAGATATCAAGTTGAAGGATATCGCCAAGAAGTTCTTCGTATCAGAACAGTATCTGTCGCGGACATTCTCTGAAATTGTCGGACAATCGCTAAGCGATTATCTGCTGGAGCATCGAATGCGCAATGTGGAACGACAACTGGTCGAGACAAACGATCCGGTAACCTCTATTGGATACGAGGCGGGGTTTACGAATATCAATTCCTTCAACCGACTCTTCAAAAAGAGACATGGTATTAGTCCGAGCACATTCCGTAAAACGAAGACCTCTATTCAGGTTCATCAGAGTATTGAAACACAGGAATGCGATCAAAAAGAATTAGAAGCCGTTCTGCAGCATGTGAATCAGGAGAAGAAGCGTAAAATTCGAATAGAAGCACAGAATAGCGAAAAGATAAGGCTCTCGTCCGCAATCTTGAATGTAGGACAAGCTTCGAAACTGCTGGTGACTGAGTTGAACGATCAACTTGCGGCATTTGAAAAGCACAACATATTTGAGTTCTCAAGAGTAAGTGGACTTCTGAACAGAAGCATGTTTCGTGTGGATGGAAATACTCCTGATTATGCTCTAGTTGTAAAAGCAATTGGAAAGCTTGTGGCCAGAGGTTGGAAGCCGTTTATTGTGCTTAATCCTCCCGAAGCCGCCGAAGTCGTTACGAGTGTTGGTCATAACCATAGAACATACTCCTGGGAAAACTGGCTAAAGGAAATTCAAGAATTGTTCCGACTGCTACTCAATCATTACGGAAAATCAGTGATGGCCCAATGGAAAATCGAAGTGGTCCGTTCCAGCCCCTGGTATTATGAGACGGGTGTTAATCATGGTTCTAATCGATTCAAAGGAAAACTTCGCAATTATGACTTATCTTTGGATGAAGACTTTGTTAAATACTACGATGAAGTTCGGAAAGTACTAAAAAAGGTGGAACCCGGTTTACAGGTAGGCATCGGAGGCATTGTGTTAGAGGTTAAGGAAATGCATCGAGATGGCTTTGTGGCTCAGCTCGTGCAGGAGGGTATGGAACCAGACTTCTGTGGAATTTCTGCACTACCTTATTCCAAAAAGAACAGCACCAGTAACGGTAAATCTGCAATCGTCAAGTCAACCAAAGAAAATTATATATTGATGATGACTCAAAGCCTGTTTACGTACCTGGAAGATTATCTGAACGTTCCGGACCTCTATCTCACCGAATTTAACATTACGTCATCGAGTCGGGATCAGTTGAACGATATGGCATTCAAAGGATTATATATACTTCACCATCATCTGGGTCTCAGTGACTTCTACAAAGGCATTGGTTATTGGTTGATGTCAGATTTAGCTTATTCTAATGAAACTGCGGCGGAAACCATCGAGTTTAGTGGTGGTCCTGGACTCCTAACCGTGAGTGGTATTCCCAAAATCGGCTTTTATGCCTACGAATTCCTGAACAAACTTGGCAAAACATTGCTTTATCGGGATTCATCCTTATTCATCACCAAAAACGAAGATGAGAATATTACAATTTTGGCTTATTTGTACGCTCCGGTGGACCCGTCATATTTCAGTTCGTTCGAAAAATACGATATGAACAGTAACAAACTCATCTTCCATAACCCTGTATCCAAAAATATGATATTACAACTCTCCAATCTGCCTGCTGACTGCCGTAACTACAGAGCTATCGTTAAAAAAATGAGCTTTAACGATGGAAATGCATTAGATGAGGCTTTGAAGATGACCAGTCTAAATTCATTCGACATGGAAACTATTGATTACTTGAAAGTCCGGAGTATTCCGGTAACTTACATGAGACATATCCATACCCGTGGGGGAACACTGGAAATGGATATTAAGATTGAGCCTCAACAGATACTCTGTATTACATTGGAGCGAATGTATTGA
- a CDS encoding family 1 glycosylhydrolase has protein sequence MMKKDFLWGAAMCATQSEGGYLEGGKGLTLADLFPAISEGRWDAIYNIEKAMNTKYQYYPSHNAIDFYHRYPEDIKLLAELGINFLRTSINWARIFPNGDDAEPNEEGLAFYDRLFAECAKYGITPVVTLNHFDTPLALIHKGGWKNKKVIDYFVTYCETVFRRYKNHVKYWITFNEINMVLGIPAVGGLIDPNKEENILEAKFQAAHNQLVSGALATKIGHEINPDFEIGCMIGAGKNYAYTCNPEDVWAAYQADQEEFSLVDVQAKGKYSDYMLSYFRRNEIDLKATEEEMDILSKYTSDFVALSYYSTRLVSSDKEDKEKTGGNISGTLKNPYLEANEWGWQIDPTGFRITLNELYDRYEQPLFIVENGFAVREIADENNYLEDDYRISYFRSHIKAMQDAMSDGVDIIGYTTWGTIDIVSASSGEMSKRYGLVYVDLDDKGQGTGDRFKKKSFDWYKEVVRSNGENL, from the coding sequence ATGATGAAAAAAGATTTTTTATGGGGTGCAGCAATGTGTGCCACTCAGAGCGAGGGCGGCTATCTAGAAGGAGGAAAGGGTCTCACGCTAGCTGATCTTTTCCCCGCAATTAGCGAAGGTCGTTGGGATGCGATCTATAATATCGAAAAGGCGATGAACACCAAGTACCAGTACTATCCAAGTCATAACGCGATCGATTTCTATCATCGTTACCCGGAAGATATCAAGTTACTGGCGGAGCTGGGGATTAATTTTCTTCGCACTTCAATTAACTGGGCTAGAATTTTTCCGAACGGGGACGATGCTGAGCCAAATGAAGAAGGGTTGGCTTTCTACGATCGATTATTCGCAGAATGTGCGAAGTACGGAATTACTCCTGTGGTTACATTAAACCATTTCGATACTCCGCTTGCTCTGATTCACAAAGGCGGTTGGAAAAACAAGAAGGTTATTGATTATTTCGTCACTTATTGCGAAACAGTATTCCGAAGATATAAAAATCACGTCAAATATTGGATCACTTTCAATGAAATCAATATGGTATTGGGTATCCCAGCAGTTGGTGGTCTGATCGATCCGAATAAGGAAGAAAACATTCTGGAAGCCAAATTCCAAGCCGCTCACAATCAGCTGGTGTCTGGAGCACTCGCTACAAAGATTGGACATGAGATCAATCCTGATTTTGAGATCGGATGCATGATCGGAGCAGGTAAGAACTATGCGTACACATGCAACCCTGAAGATGTATGGGCAGCTTATCAGGCAGATCAGGAAGAGTTCTCTCTAGTAGACGTACAAGCCAAAGGGAAATACTCCGACTATATGTTGAGTTACTTTAGAAGAAACGAGATCGATTTGAAAGCTACGGAAGAAGAAATGGATATTCTGAGTAAATATACCAGTGATTTTGTAGCGTTGAGTTATTATTCAACGCGGCTCGTATCCTCGGATAAAGAAGACAAAGAAAAGACTGGCGGCAACATTAGTGGCACCTTGAAAAACCCATATCTGGAGGCTAACGAATGGGGCTGGCAGATCGATCCGACAGGATTTAGAATCACATTGAATGAGCTGTATGATAGATATGAGCAACCGCTCTTTATCGTCGAGAATGGATTCGCAGTAAGAGAGATTGCGGACGAGAATAACTATTTGGAAGACGATTACCGTATTTCCTATTTCCGTTCCCATATCAAGGCAATGCAAGATGCCATGTCCGACGGAGTAGATATCATAGGCTATACAACCTGGGGGACGATTGATATCGTTAGTGCCAGCAGCGGTGAAATGAGTAAGCGATATGGCTTGGTCTATGTCGATCTGGATGATAAAGGGCAAGGAACGGGTGACCGCTTCAAAAAGAAATCTTTTGATTGGTACAAAGAGGTTGTTAGGTCAAACGGCGAAAATCTATAA